DNA sequence from the Hippopotamus amphibius kiboko isolate mHipAmp2 chromosome 1, mHipAmp2.hap2, whole genome shotgun sequence genome:
GCAATAACTCAGTGCTGTGTGATTGCCTGGGTTAATGATGAAAAAGTCAAACATACTATCAGAGCTGATGGAAAAATCTATCAccaatctgaaattaaaattcatcTGTGGTCAATAAGATTTAATATCCATGCAAGTGGCGCTGTAAAGAGTAAATGAATCAATGTCATCAATACATAATCAGTATGAAATATGATGTGAATAAAATTATGCGCACGAGTCATACATTTCACTCTTTTCTGGGCCAGTGTGGAATGAACAGTCTCTTAACTGAAGGTTGACAGTAATTGTTACAAATTAGGCACAGCAGTTATCAAAATGCACTCACTTGCATAGCTATAGGACTTATTAAGGAGATTAAAATAGATCTAAAACTATCAGAACTGGAGGTGCTGGACAACTGTTGATCACCAATTTTCCCTCTGAACTGCCATCTAATACTACAAGATTTGTACATTTGTATAATTTCCTCTATAATTTCCTCGTTTCTAGCTCTCATCCAAAAGCTTTCCAGTTGTGGATCAAGAATCAAGATACATAACCTTTAATGGAGCTATCTGTGGCCTGAAGTGATCAGCAGGAGCTAGAACTTTTAAAGAAGTGGCAACTTATTCAAACTTTACAGGATTACCAATCAACAAAAATACTCTCCTTTGGaattccagaatattttgtaaaactgctcttttaaaattcaaagcacCGTAAATTGGTCTTGGAAGGCAGGTGTCCAGGTTGCTATTACTAATGCAGAAATCATTCTTTTATGACAAGACATTCATTCCCTCTTCCTAccaaaaatgttctaattttccCCCTCAATACCCTCGTCACATTGTATTTCTGAATTTCAAAATTGTTAAGTGGAATAAACTGGTCATAGGGAAGTTTTACATCTTGCCTGACTCTGCATGTGATGATGTGTTCAACATCGGTAATGCTAGAGCTATAACTAAGTCAGGATTTTTTTTATCCACACAAGATTCACAATGTCAATCAACTCTTCTATGTCTGAACCGTGTATGTATGAGTAGTCTACAGTTCTTTAAAAGGGCACGCAAAAACACAACCACCTAGGAAAACGCCCTCACTAGATAAAGAGGCTAAACCTTCCAACTTGCTCCAATAAAGCTTATTAGTAACTGCTAGGTATTCACCTTCTGGTCTGGCAGTAGTGGATTGCTCTGAAGTGAATTCAAATGGCCATTGATGAGAGCTGTAGGTCTATCATGTTCACAAAATAAACTGCCGTTGATGTAGTGAAACCGATCTCCCGGGACCAGGCGATTCCGGCAGGTAGAGCATGTGAAACActgaaagggaaaagcaaacCCACTGAAACCAAGTACAAATTAAGTCTTTTTTGGTCACAAGTTTATAAACTGTCTTTAAGCAGGTATCTGTCAAGTACAGAGAGCCACTTATGGCtaagtgttttctttccttcaacatGATTCTGGAAAAGAGTAAGCCAAAATGCAAGAAACTGGATCAAGctaaagggagaaagagacaaatagGTGCGTGCTTCTGTGGCGTAGGGGGAGTGGCGTGGGTGGGTGTGTAAACATCACTGCCACGCTACAATTTCAACAGATTCCTTCCACGTTTGCCTCTTGAGAAAACAGAGTTCCTACTAAGGAGACATTCTTTGTCTCCATGGAAGAAAGGTGTGGTTCTCTTAAAAAACAGAGGAGGAGCAGATGCTACCTTCAGATGATACACATTGCCTTGGGCCCTCATGACGAGTTCACTCGCAGGAATAGACTGTCCACAAGCGCTGCAAGCACCGCTATTCCCAAATAACCTGAAACAAAGATGATGGGGACACCAATGAATAATCCcaaaccaaagaaaaaggaagaaatcccccagcctctggccctCCCTCTGGAATGCATTTTGACAGAGGCTGAATTCTTAGGCTCGGGCCTCAAATTTTTGGAATGATTTACATCATCTGGGAAAAATCCTTTTGGGGGTCACAGCTAACTTCTGCCTACCGCAGAGGAAGAGGATGCCCTGGGTTTAATCAAAATATTGACTTACACCTCTAGCAAATACAAAACAATTCTGTCCTACACACATTTTATCAGATTACTGAgttcatcataaaaaaaaaaaaagatacaattcaTGACTGGAGTTTAAATGCATTGTGTCCTTGAAATCATATGAAGAACTCTTTTGTACTTTAATCATATCTTGAGATATGAGTCATCAAAAGGGTTAAGAGGATTTGATTGTATATCTAAGAAGACATCATGCTCAGTGTATTGAAACTCCCGTAAACCTCCATCAGTGCAGACTTTCCATTAGAAACTCTCTGCTATCCAGGTTGATATATAATGTGTATGGGTTAACCTTTTCAATCATGGTGTCAACACTTAAGATTTGCCTCTGCTCATCTCTTTCATCCtaaccttctctctctcttgatAATGAAATGCTTGCTCCAACTTCCCTCTATCTGCTCCTGAGTCCACAATTTAGATTACTTCATCTCTGCTAGCAACAAACTGAATGAAATTTCGATTTGAGCAGAAAGTAATTTACCGGGATCTGGACCCATTTGTCATCATATCTCTCTGGGTGTTTGCTGTATCACTGCAGTTTTCCTATGCAATCAAATGAGACCACAACATCTGccatggggggaggagggggagaaggagaagcctGCAGAGGAGGGGAAAGCTCAAGGAAGTGCGGTgtactgaagaaaaatatatacataattccTTATATCCTTCCACAGgcacaacaaaatattttaatgaacatCCAACTCTGGCTTTTATGGAATCTGTAGACTCAAGCCGGGAAGCTTTATTTGCTTTTGGGCTTCCCTCTTTAatatccacaaatatttattaaacagacCAAAATGATTTCACATTGAAAGGTGATATCAGAACAAGTAAGCAGGGTCAGACAGGCACTTttcaacaatgaaaaacaaagtaaTAGCACAAATTAACATATCGGtgtcataataaatattaatatttgcatttcttccttgtccaaataaagtcataaaatGCAGTTTGTGTCAAACCAGGAGACACGCTCCTATAGAACACCCCGTAATCTGAATGATTGCAGCATGCctctatataaaaataattgctttGAGTTTTCAGAATCTGGTCTTGCAGAAGAGGCTTGTCATGTTCAAACTACTAATTTGCTGTCGCCACTTTATTGAAAATAGCCTGTAAGTTGTTATTAAATGTATCGACTGAACGACAGGGAGAGTAGTAAAACTGCCCCTTAAGATGGCTTTTAATAGGAAGCCCGAGAAACAAATTTTGCAGCAGCATCGATTTGAAGAGTTCAATCAAAACTCCATTTCAAAACTAATTAGTCTGAGATCCACGACACATTGACACGTTCTTGCAGAATCAGAACAGTTACAGAGAGAAAGCTGAAATAATACACTGCCAGGACCTCTAGCCACAGGACTACACCATGTGAGAGCTCGGGGACTGCTGGCCTGCCATCCCCTAACACTGGACCACTTCAGGAGCACTGATGAGGACCTCCTGGAGTCTCACGCACAGCATCCTGCAAGTGTGGGTTGTCACTGCTGCCACAGGAGGGTTCTCAGAAGGGTGGGGTGGCCAGAGAATTAGCACTGCCACGGGGAAAGAGTTTACAGTCAACAGCAGGGCTATTTCAATCCCCAAAAGGAGTACCGATTCAAACACTTCGGGTAAGAATAAAGTTAAAAACCTGTCGATGTAGCCAAAAACATGCTGAGGATAAAAGAGGGATGGTGTGGATAATGGGGGTAGGGAACAGAATCCTACCAGAGCTAAGGACCAAATATCCTCTTACAGCAACCCAGAAGTATTTTAATGGATAAGAGTCTATAATTATGGCTGCCACTACCAACAGGTACACAGTGATACTCCATCTCAAAAATACTCTTTCACAGTACTGATCTGAT
Encoded proteins:
- the LMO4 gene encoding LIM domain transcription factor LMO4 produces the protein MVNPGSSSQPPPVTAGSLSWKRCAGCGGKIADRFLLYAMDSYWHSRCLKCSCCQAQLGDIGTSCYTKSGMILCRNDYIRLFGNSGACSACGQSIPASELVMRAQGNVYHLKCFTCSTCRNRLVPGDRFHYINGSLFCEHDRPTALINGHLNSLQSNPLLPDQKVC